From the genome of Legionella beliardensis:
TCAATGGGCAGATGGCAGTGCTTATGTAAATCATGTTGAATTAGTGCGTAAGGCACGTGGGGCTGAGATGCCCTCTAATTTTTGGACCGATCCTTTGCTTTATCAAGGCGGCTCAGATAGCTTTTTAGCGCCCACCGAAGATATTTTAATGGCTGATGAAGATTATGGGATTGATTTTGAGGCAGAAATTGCTGTCATTACTGATGATGTTCCTATGGGCGTTAGCAAAGAAGATGCAGGACAACATATTAAGCTTATTATGTTAGTTAATGATGTGTCTTTGCGTAATCTTATACCTGCTGAACTAGGTAAAGGCTTTGGCTTCTTTCAATCTAAGCCTTCCAGTAGTTTTTCACCTATTGCTTTAACACCTGACGAGTTAGGCACTTATTGGCGAGATAATCGTGTCCACTTACCTTTATTAAGTTTTTTAAACGGCAAGTTATTTGGCCAGCCTAATGCAGGCGTGGATATGACTTTTTCATTTGCTGATTTAATTGCCCATGCTGCTAAAACAAGAAAATTAACTGCTGGCACAATTATTGGCTCTGGTACTGTTTCTAATACTGATCGCAGCCGAGGCTCATCTTGCATTGCTGAGAGAAGAATGCTTGAGTTATTAGAGCATGGCAAAGTTAGCACACCATTTATGCGTTTTGGTGATGCTATCCGCATTGAAATGCTTGATGAACAAGGCCATTCTTTATTTGGCACTATTGAGCAAACTCTAATCCAATACAAAGGCCCCTAACGTGAAACTTTATGATTATTATCGCTCAACAGCAAGTTATCGAGTACGCATAGCATTGAATATAAAAAATATTAGCTATGAAACACTGTCTGTACATCTGGTAAATAATGGCGGGGAGCATCATCATGCTAGTTATTTAGCCTTAAATCCACAAGGCCTGGTTCCTACGTTAGATGAAAATGGGCATATAATTAGTCAATCTTTAGCAATTATTGAGTATTTAGATGAAATTAACCCAACCCCCGCCCTCCTGCCACAAACTCCTTTAGGGCGTGCGCATGTACGCAGTTTAGCTTTAATGATTGCTTGTGATATACATCCCTTAAATAACCTACGTGTCCTTAATCGTCTACGCCATCAATTTAATGCAGAAGACGAGCAGGTAAAGTGTTGGTACCATCATTGGCTAAAAGAAGGCTTTGACGCGTTAGAGCGCCGTTTGCAAAGCATACCCCATAAAGGCCAGGTATGCTATGGTAGCGATATAACACTTGCAGACATCTGTTTAGTACCGCAAGTTTTTAATGCCAAACGTTTTGGCTTTTCGCTAATTGAGTATCCTTTAATTAATAAAATTAATGCCTATTGTCTGTCTCTGCCAGCTTTTAAAGACGCAGCGCCAGCAGAATATTAATTAACCAAAGACATGATAAGCATGTGTTAATAAAAGAATACCTATTATTCCGGCAATAGCTGCTGTTACATACAAACTACCTATGCTAAATCGCTTAATTAAGTTTGCCATAAATTCAGGAACAGCAAGCCATAGAACGGCTTTTATTAAAATAAGCCAGGCGACAAGTGTTATTATTAAACCAAATCTCACTTCCCAAATATTATGAATTACAACCATAATTAGACCTAGTACCAGCGTCAAAGAAGCACTAACCATAACTAATGCTCGGTTAGCTGTTAAATCCTTAAGCACGTTACGATAATAATCTGCACGTGCGATCATAACTATTGCCATAATTATCAAGTACAAACCTAAAACTTGCTCAATTAAAAAGCTATGTAAAGGGGTAGGAATCATTGTTTCTCTCCTTAAACAGTACTCATTTTCAAGTTTAGCATATGCTTTTAAATAAAACTTTTAAAAACATATGACTTAGAAAACCCCGCTTCGGAGTCCTTATATTTCATGGCACTAGTGTTTGCTTGTCTTTAAAGCTTTTTCCAAACCGTTGAAGGGCATGGATGCCCTTCATCGAGCGACATGGATGTGTATAGCGGGTTTGGAAAAGGCTTTAAAGACAAGCAAACACGTGCTAAATACTCCGAATTAAGATTTAGAAAAGAATTTAATTACTTAATTAAAGCATAGCAAATGCCTAAGATTAATTAAAAAGTACCCCCTGTAATCAATGGACATGGTTGCAGACAAATAAAATTTCCGCTAACGTTAAGAATTTAGTCATAAGATGAATTATGAATTCCACCATAAAGGACTTACTTCTTTCCTTGCAAGAAAATCAACCAATCATGGTGGAGCAACTACACCAGTTTTGTGAAATTAATTCCGGCACTTACAATCAAACCGGATTACAAATCATGCATCAAAAATTGGTTGATGCCTTTCAGCCTCTAGCTGACAAAGTAGACTCTTTAAGTCTTCCTGGGGTAACTACCATGGATATGAAAGGGAATATCACAACGCTGCGAAGTGGTGATACCCTATTTATTCGTAAACGGCCTAAACTTAAAAGACGTATATTATTAGCTGGCCATATGGATACTGTTTTCTCTATTAATCATCCTTTCCAAAAGCTAACCTTTATTAATGATAACCACCTAAATGGGCCTGGGGTAGCTGATATGAAAG
Proteins encoded in this window:
- a CDS encoding fumarylacetoacetate hydrolase family protein, whose product is MKLATLKSAHSRDGELCVVDKTLTSAVKVKHIAQTLQLALENWDTVKEALAEISQALHNGVAADAFPYVPNQWASPLPRAYQWADGSAYVNHVELVRKARGAEMPSNFWTDPLLYQGGSDSFLAPTEDILMADEDYGIDFEAEIAVITDDVPMGVSKEDAGQHIKLIMLVNDVSLRNLIPAELGKGFGFFQSKPSSSFSPIALTPDELGTYWRDNRVHLPLLSFLNGKLFGQPNAGVDMTFSFADLIAHAAKTRKLTAGTIIGSGTVSNTDRSRGSSCIAERRMLELLEHGKVSTPFMRFGDAIRIEMLDEQGHSLFGTIEQTLIQYKGP
- the maiA gene encoding maleylacetoacetate isomerase; protein product: MKLYDYYRSTASYRVRIALNIKNISYETLSVHLVNNGGEHHHASYLALNPQGLVPTLDENGHIISQSLAIIEYLDEINPTPALLPQTPLGRAHVRSLALMIACDIHPLNNLRVLNRLRHQFNAEDEQVKCWYHHWLKEGFDALERRLQSIPHKGQVCYGSDITLADICLVPQVFNAKRFGFSLIEYPLINKINAYCLSLPAFKDAAPAEY